A single region of the Salvia miltiorrhiza cultivar Shanhuang (shh) chromosome 8, IMPLAD_Smil_shh, whole genome shotgun sequence genome encodes:
- the LOC131000715 gene encoding uncharacterized protein LOC131000715 isoform X2, translating into MRSFFVTHFNTWRLRMECTGSKSITTYVVYVSKLGMIELILFRDAGNFSLYCSRTTGFLVFLLASFLGIGASLWHTWLRGSLFGISCNRVSPEVNKNEKE; encoded by the exons ATGAGAAGCTTCTTTGTGACTCATTTCAATACATGGAGATTGCGAATGGAATGCACGGGAAGTAAAAG TATAACCACTTATGTGGTTTATGTTTCAAAACTTGGGATGATTGAGCTGATTCTGTTTAGGGATGCTGGCAACTTTTCTCTTTATTGCAGTCGCACAACTGGATTTTTGGTATTCTTGCTGGCTAGCTTCCTGGG GATTGGAGCTTCTTTGTGGCATACTTGGTTGCGAGGATCTCTTTTTGGTATTTCTTGCAATAGGGTATCTCCTGAA GTAAACAAAAATGAGAAAGAGTGA
- the LOC131000715 gene encoding uncharacterized protein LOC131000715 isoform X1 has translation MRSFFVTHFNTWRLRMECTGSKSITTYVVYVSKLGMIELILFRDAGNFSLYCSRTTGFLVFLLASFLGIGASLWHTWLRGSLFGISCNRVSPEAAVGEFSSFFADWIARHGISLFIR, from the exons ATGAGAAGCTTCTTTGTGACTCATTTCAATACATGGAGATTGCGAATGGAATGCACGGGAAGTAAAAG TATAACCACTTATGTGGTTTATGTTTCAAAACTTGGGATGATTGAGCTGATTCTGTTTAGGGATGCTGGCAACTTTTCTCTTTATTGCAGTCGCACAACTGGATTTTTGGTATTCTTGCTGGCTAGCTTCCTGGG GATTGGAGCTTCTTTGTGGCATACTTGGTTGCGAGGATCTCTTTTTGGTATTTCTTGCAATAGGGTATCTCCTGAA GCCGCAGTAGGagaattttcttcatttttcgcAGATTGGATTGCTAGACATGGCATCAGCCTATTTATTAG GTAA
- the LOC131000715 gene encoding uncharacterized protein LOC131000715 isoform X4 — MRSFFVTHFNTWRLRMECTGSKSRTTGFLVFLLASFLGIGASLWHTWLRGSLFGISCNRVSPEAAVGEFSSFFADWIARHGISLFIR, encoded by the exons ATGAGAAGCTTCTTTGTGACTCATTTCAATACATGGAGATTGCGAATGGAATGCACGGGAAGTAAAAG TCGCACAACTGGATTTTTGGTATTCTTGCTGGCTAGCTTCCTGGG GATTGGAGCTTCTTTGTGGCATACTTGGTTGCGAGGATCTCTTTTTGGTATTTCTTGCAATAGGGTATCTCCTGAA GCCGCAGTAGGagaattttcttcatttttcgcAGATTGGATTGCTAGACATGGCATCAGCCTATTTATTAG GTAA
- the LOC131000715 gene encoding uncharacterized protein LOC131000715 isoform X3 — MRSFFVTHFNTWRLRMECTGSKRDAGNFSLYCSRTTGFLVFLLASFLGIGASLWHTWLRGSLFGISCNRVSPEAAVGEFSSFFADWIARHGISLFIR, encoded by the exons ATGAGAAGCTTCTTTGTGACTCATTTCAATACATGGAGATTGCGAATGGAATGCACGGGAAGTAAAAG GGATGCTGGCAACTTTTCTCTTTATTGCAGTCGCACAACTGGATTTTTGGTATTCTTGCTGGCTAGCTTCCTGGG GATTGGAGCTTCTTTGTGGCATACTTGGTTGCGAGGATCTCTTTTTGGTATTTCTTGCAATAGGGTATCTCCTGAA GCCGCAGTAGGagaattttcttcatttttcgcAGATTGGATTGCTAGACATGGCATCAGCCTATTTATTAG GTAA